The following nucleotide sequence is from Lacinutrix sp. Hel_I_90.
TTACTAAAATAAAAAACAAATTTAACAAAGTGATTACACTTTACGTGGTAAGCTCTTCAATTAATCCATTAGATGTTAATCGCGCAAAATCATTATCTAGTGTAAAGGATTATTTAATAAAGCCAATTAATATCACTGAGCTAGAAAACATCTTCTGCAAACCAACAGAAGAAATATAGCCTATAAAACTAGGGGTTTTTATCTGTTTTAGGAAATGCTTTTTTATTGAATAAAATCAAAATTACAAAACCAATACTTATAGCGATATCTGCAATATTAAACACGGGTTCAAAAAACATAAAATACCTACCCCCAAAATAAGGCATCCATTCTGGTAGATTGCCTTCCCATATTGGCATATATAACATATCTACTACATTGCCAAAAAAAACACGTTCATAGCCGCCTTCTTTTGGTAAAAACTGTGCGACTTGTCCATAACTATCATTAAAAGAAATACCATAGAAAACCGAATCTATAATATTACCTAAAGCTCCGGCAAAAATAAAAACTAAAGCGACAACCAAAACTTGAGATTGTTGTCTTTTTACAGCGTTAAATAACCAATACCCAATACCAAAAATAGCGACTATTCTAAAGAGTGTTAAACTCAGTTTTGCTGTTTTATCACTTATAAAGGGAATAATGTCGCTCAACTTAGTACCCCAAGCCATACCATCATTTTCTACAAAATAAATTTTGAACCAACTAAAAACGGTAAGAGACTCCTGTAATTGAAAATGTGTCTTTACATAAATTTTACTCAACTGGTCAAGAAGTAAAATAACAATAATTAAAATTGAGGCTTTCTTTAAGGACATAAATTAAATTTGAAACAAAAATAGAATTAATTTTTAGTTTTAGTTACGCTAATATTTCCGTTTATTGTATTTAGTTTAATATATTGTGTTCCAATAACTAAGGGTTCCTTTTCAATGATCCCAGTTTTTGAATTGGCTTCCACTACCGCATAATTTGATTCTATTTTAATGTTTCCATTAACAGAATTGATTATTGCATCTCCAGTAAAATCTTTAACAGTTGTGTTTCCTTGAGCAAATTCTAATGAAAGCTTTTTATATTTCCCTGTTATTTCTGCCGATGCTATAGCGCTTTTAGCATACACCGTTAAGTTTTCAGGAAGCACTAAAACCAGTTCAACAGAGACTACTTTATGCGCACTTAACTTATCATTCTTCATTTTAAAAAAAGGCTGAAAAGCACTTGAAATATATAAGGTATCATTTTTAGTTTCTGCTGAAACTATAATCGCATTAGCATATTCTCCCTCTATTTTTGATTGTAATTGAATGTCATCATTTTGAGTGGTACTTATTTTAATTTTAAAAATAGAATCGTCACTAACCACTATTGTTTTAATAGCCGCATTTTTAATGATTTTCTCTATACTTTTTTGCGCATGACAGGTGAGCGAAAGACTAAATAATACTATGAAGAGAATTTTATTCATTAACAAAAAAACGCCTCAATTTTCATTGAAGCGTTTATAATTTTATATGCTTTACGCACTATTACTGCATGTTTTTAGCCTCAATACTTAATGTAGCATGAGGGACTAATTCTAAACGCTTAGCATTGATTAATTTACCAGTAACACGGCAAACACCATAGGTTTTATTCTCAATTCTAATTAATGCGTTTTTTAAGTCACGAATGAATTTTTCTTGTCTAATCGCTAATTGTGAATTAGACTCTTTACTCATTACGGCACTACCTTCGTCAAATGCTTTAAACTGTGGCGAAGTATCATCTGTACCGTTGTCATGATCGTTCATGTACGCGCTTCTTATTAGCTCTAAATCATGGTTAGCGCTTTCTATTTTTCCTAAAATTAAGACTTTGAATTCAGCTAATTCCTTATCTGAATATCTTACTGTATTTTCTACTGCCATACTATCAATTTTTTTTAATAAACAACCTGGTATTTATAGTGTCAAACGCAATTTCTATACCGTTATTTATTTGGTCCATAATTTCAAGACTATCTGTTAAGGTTTCGGCCTTGATGTACTCTAAATTTGTTTTTACAGCTTGCGTAATTTCAGCGTCTTTTTGCAGTTGCACCACAATTCTGTCTGTTACTTCAAATCCTGAATCTTTACGCAAATTTTGAATACGGTTCACGAGCTCACGAGCAATCCCTTCTTCACGTAATGCTTCTGAAATAGTAACATCTAATGCAACGGTAATAGACCCTTCATTTGCGACAAGCCACCCTGGGATGTCTTGGGATGTAATCTCAACATCATCACGATGTAATTTAATAATTTTTCCGTTACAATCAACATTTATACTTCCCTTTTGTTCAACTATTTTAATGTCTTCCGGACCAAAGGACTGTATTGCATTCGCAATCAACTTCATATCTTTCCCAAACCGTGGTCCTAATGTTTTAAAGTTAGGTTTTATCTGCTTTACTAAAATATCTGATGCGTCTTCAAGCAACTCAATTTCCTTGATATTAACTTCACTTTTTATCAAATCGCCTACTGCATTAATCTCTTCTTTAAGTTGAACAGAATCCACAGGAATCATAATTTTCTGTAAAGGTTGTCTTACTTTTATCTTTTCTTTAGCTCTTAACGATAACACTAATGAAGCTATTGTCTGCGCACTTTCCATTTTGCGTTCCAAAGACTTATCAATAAAATCCGCATTGAATTTTGGAAACTCTGCCAAATGTACACTTTCAAATTGTTCTGTTTGTGTCGTTTTTGTTAAGTCTAGGTACAGTTTATCCATAAAGAAAGGAGCTATTGGGGCGCCTAACTTTGCTATGGTAAGCATGCAGGTATATAATGTTTGGTAGGCTGAAATTTTATCTTGCTGGTAATCGCCCTTCCAAAAACGTCTTCTACTTAAACGCACATACCAGTTACTTAAATAATCTTGTGTAAAATCTGAAATAGCACGAGCCGCTTTGGTAGGTTCGTATTCTGCATAATAGGCATCTACTTTTTGAATCAGGGTATGTAGTTCAGACAAAACCCAACGGTCTATCTCTGGTCTTTCATTTAACGGAATATCTGGTTCTGCATAACTGAATTTATCTAAATTAGTATACAGACTAAAAAAGGAATACGTATTATACAAGGTTCCAAAAAACTTACGTTTCACTTCTTCAATACCTTCTAAATCAAATTTTAAATTATCCCACGGATTTGCATTGGCAATCATATACCAGCGTGTCGCGTCTGCTCCATAAGTATCTAAGGTCTCAAAGGGGTCTGTAGCATTCCCAAGACGCTTAGACATTTTCTGTCCGTTTTTATCTAAAACCAAGCCATTAGAGACTACATTTTTATAGGCAACAGAATCGAAAACCATAGTAGCAATAGCATGCATGGTATAAAACCAACCTCTAGTTTGATCTACTCCTTCGGCTATAAAATCAGCCGGAAAGGCTTTATTCTCATCTATTTTTTCTTTGTTTTCAAAAGGATAGTGCCATTGTGCATAAGGCATAGAACCAGAATCAAACCATACATCAATTAAATCACTTTCACGGCGCATAGGTTGGCCGCTTGGCGATACTAATACAATTTCATCTACAATATTCTTATGTAAATCTATTTTTGCATAGTTATCTTCAGTATTATTTCCAACTTCAAAATCTGCAAAAATGTCTTCTTTTAAAACGCCTGCCGAAACGGCTTTTGCCATTTCATTTTTTAGTTCTTCAACAGAACCAATACAGATTTCCTCTTTACCATCTTCGGTTCTCCAAATGGGTAACGGTATGCCCCAATAACGCGAACGCGATAAATTCCAGTCGTTTGCATTGGCTAACCAATTTCCAAAACGTCCCGTTCCTGTTGATTTTGGTTTCCAGTTAATGGTGTCATTAAGCGCAACCATTTTTTCTTTAACATCTGTGACTTTAATAAACCAAGAGTCTAATGGATAGTATAGAATGGGCTTGTCTGTTCGCCAGCAATGTGGGTAGCTGTGCTTATACTTTTCAACTTTAAAAGCGCGATTTTCCTCTTTTAATTTAATAGCCAGGGCAACATCCATTGAACGCTCTGGCGCTTCTCCGTCCTTATAATATTCATTTTTAACATACTTTCCACCAAATTCTTTCATTTCTGGTCTAAAGCGGCCTTGCAAGTCTACTAATGGTACCAAGTTTCCATTATCATCCTTCACCAACAGTGGTGGGATTTCAGGTGTGGCTTGTTTAGCGACTAAGGCATCGTCTGCTCCAAATGTTGGCGCGGTGTGAACGATACCTGTACCGTCCTCAGTTGTTACGAAATCTCCTGCAATGACTCTAAAGGCATTTTCTGGATTGTCATTTGGTAAGGCGTATGGTAATAACTGCTCGTATTTTATTCCTACTAAGTCTTTCCCTTTAAATTCTTTAACGATGTAGAATGGAATTTTCTTATCACCTTCTTTGTACTCTAATAATTCTGGTTTCGTTTCAACGTTATGAAATTTAGCATCAAATTGTTTATTGACCAATGCTTTTGCTAAAATCACATTGATTGGTTTGAACGTGTATTGATTATAAGTTTCAACGAGTATATAATCAATTTTGGGACCAACGGTTAATGCCGTATTACTAGGCAAGGTCCAAGGTGTTGTTGTCCATGCTGTAAAATAGATATCCCCTTCGTTTTGCAGAAAATCTGGCAGTGTTTCGTCTAAAGCTTTAAACTGAGCAACGATAGTCGTATCGGTTACATCTTGATAGGCTCCTGGCTGATTAACCTCATGCGAGCTTAATCCAGTGCCTGCTTTTGGTGAATACGGCTGAATCGTATAGCCCTTATACATTAAGTTTTTAGTATAAATCTCTTTTAACAACCACCACACAGTTTCCATGTATTTGGGCTCGTAGGTAATGTAAGGATCGTCCATATCTACCCAATAGCCCATTTTTTGAGTCAGGTCATTCCAAACATCGGTGTAACGCATAACTGCTTTACGACAGGCTGCATTGTAATCTTCTACTGAAATAGTTTTGCCAATATCTTCTTTGGTAATGCCTAATTCTTTCTCCACTCCTAATTCTATAGGCAAACCGTGTGTATCCCAACCGGCCTTGCGCTTAACCTGAAAACCTTTCATTGTTTTGTAACGTGGGAAAATATCTTTGATAGCACGTGCTAAAACGTGATGCACACCAGGCAAGCCGTTGGCGCTTGGTGGCCCCTCAAAAAACACGTACGGTTCAGCGTTTTCACGCGTAGTCACACTCTTTTCGAAGATGTTATTCGCCTCCCAATACGCTAGTATTTCTTCTGCAACGTTTGGTAAGTTAAGTCCTTTGTATTCAGGGAATCCTGCGCTCATTTTATGTGGTTTCGTTATCGAGTCGCGAAATTAAGAAATTTTGGGAAAAAAGAAGAGGTTATTGGTTGGAAAGTAAGAAGTGAAAAAAACCTATTTATGATTTCGAAATTTTTTATTTAAAAAAGAAACGCTGTTCGCAGTATAAAAATAATTGAAAAACAATTCTTTTTGTATGCTATTCTGGTAATAAAGAATTTTGGAATTTGTTATTTTTTTGATGTCTGAAAAGCAGATTTTGCTACCCTCTTTCAAATATAAAAATATACCCATGTTGAAAGACCGAAAAGACTTACCCCATAGTATTAATTTGAATTACAAAAGGGTCAACAAGTCTCAATGGTAATTTCAATTTTTGATGCTCTGGCACAAAAATTATTAAACTATAAATTCCACCAAATCCTCAATCTTAGAAATCAATTGAATCTTTATTGCGGTGTTTTGAAGTGAAATTTTGTTGTATTTTGAAACGAATATGGTTGAGAACCCTAATTTTTCAGCTTCAAGAATACGTTGTTCTACACGCTGTACGGGTCTAATTTCTCCCGACAAACCAACCTCTGCCGCAAAACAATAATTGGATGGCAAGGCTTGATCTTCATTGGAGGATAAAATGGCTGCCACTACCGCTAAATCAATAGCTGGGTCATCAACCGTTATCCCGCCAGTAATATTTAAAAAAACGTCTTTTGCTCCCAAGCGAAAACCAGCACGTTTTTCTAACACGGCTAACAACATATTTAACCGTTTAGCATTAAAACCTGTAGCGCTGCGTTGTGGCGTACCGTAAACAGCTGTACTCACTAAAGCTTGCACTTCTATCATTAACGGGCGCATGCCTTCTAAAGTGGCCGCGATAGCATTCCCGGAGAGTTCTTCGTCTTTTTTAGAAATTAGAATCTCACTGGGATTGCTAACTTCTCGTAATCCTGAGCCTTGCATTTCGTAAATGCCGAGCTCATGTGTTGAGCCAAATCTATTTTTTTGTGCGCGTAGAATTCGAAACACATGATTACGGTCGCCTTCAAATTGTAAAACCGTGTCTACCATATGCTCCAGAATCTTTGGTCCGGCAATGCCCCCGTCTTTGGTAATATGACCAATTAGAATCACTGGCGTATTGGTTTCTTTCGCAAATTTTATAAGCTCTGCCGTACATTCTTTTACTTGAGAAATACTGCCACTAGATGATTCTATATAATCGCTGTGTAAAGTTTGAATAGAGTCTATTATAACAATGTCTGGCGCTAAGCCTTCAATTTGTTTAAAGATGTTTTGCGTTTTTGTTTCTGTAAGGATGTAACAACTTTCGTTATTTGGGTTAATGCGTTCGGCACGCATCTTTATTTGTTTCTGGCTTTCTTCTCCAGAAACGTAAAGTGTTTTGTAGGGTAATTTTAATGAAATTTGAAGCAACAACGTACTCTTGCCTATGCCTGGTTCTCCTCCTAAAAGGGTTAAAGAACCAGGAACAATTCCGCCTCCTAAAACACGATTAAACTCAGCATCTAAAGTATCCAGGCGTGCTTCTTTAGACGCGTCAATTTCTTTTATTCTTAGCGCTTCAGACACCCGTTTTGAAGTGTTTGTTGGTGTTTTCCAATCGCTTTTTTCTGGTTTTTGAACCACTTCTTCAACAATCGTATTCCACTCTTTACAAGCGGTACATTGCCCTTGCCATTTTGCATATTGTGTCCCACAACTCTGACAGAAAAAGGTCGTTTTTACTTTAGCCATGTTTACTTTCCGCGAAAGCCGGAAACTTCATTAATTAATTTTATTTTTTGTTTGATATAAACCTACAAGATTTCTAAAGCCTTGCAGGAAATTAATATCCAAAATCTGCTTTAATTTGATCAGATAATTTTAAAACATGATCTTTAGTAATCCCACCAGCTTCCTTTAAAATATAGGCGGATTGATAAATTTTCATAGCCTTTTTAGCGTCTCCTGTTTCTTCATGAAAACGACCTAAATAATAGTTTCCTAATAAGGTTTCCGGATATTCTTTCCTAGCTAAATTGCCTAAAGGCTCAAAATATTCGTACTTTTCTTTCCTATTAATTGCCGCTTCAATGGCCTTAAAATCATTTATCAAAACAGGTTTGTCAAAACCATAAAAGGTTTTAATAGTTTGATATTTTTCTAAAAGATAGTCTACAGGCGAAGATTCTAATACTAATATCTTTTCAGCAAATTCTTTTTTAGATATTGGTTTATATACATTAAAGATATTTGCAAAGGCTTGAGGTATTGCAATAGTTGGCAATAAATAATGTGACGGACCTGTAAAATCATCAAAACTGCTATTTACATAATCGTTTTCTATTTCGTCAATCATTGTATTCAATGCTTTTGTTTCTTTTTGAATTGATTCAAAATCTTTATCAGAAGTGGCACTATAATAAAATGTTGGACTTTGAATTGTGTTCAGTTTTTTTGAAATTAAAGAAGTCATATCTTTAGCCAGATCTGGGCTTATAGCAATATATGCGTCAAACACAGGCTTGTCTTCTAACAAAAAATAATTGATGAAATTTGCACTTTCTCCATGACCTACTACTACTTTAAATTTCACTGTTCTATACGTTTGTTCAATAAATGGAAGTAACTCCAAACTAATAAACTCAAGAAAAGCAGCGCCAGTAGCTGTAGGCAATGAACTTGTTTCAGAATAAAGATTATCTGATTCACGTTTACCAACTTGATTAACCCCTACAACAATAGCCTCTGGCATATCCTCCCAATAGGCTGTATAATCTGAATTTCCTGCAACGATTTCAAACATAAAGTCGCCATCTAATACCACTATGACCGGGTAGCTTTTTTCACCGTTGCCATAGGTTCTTGGCAATTGAATTTTAAGATCTCTTGCCTCACCTAATTTATTGGAATTAAAACTTTGATATGAGGTTTGAGATGCTGCAAACTGAAAACAAAATAGTATAATTACTGTATGAATAAAACGTCTCATTAAGTAATGGGGTTTAACTAGTGTAGTCATTTTTTCGTTTTTTATTTTAACTCTTGTTTAAAAGCGCGTTACGGTTTATTCTATTATTAATACAACTGTTTTTCTTTATAGTAGGACTACTTATAAATCCTCAAAATCCTCATCTTCCTCTTTCTTATCCTTTTCCATTTTTTTCAATTCTCTCTCTATCTTTCTTAATTCTTTTGCTTTTGCTTTTTCTTCTTTTTTAGCCATTTTCTCTTCCTCTTTTTCAGCCTCTATTTCTGCTAGACTTTCTTGACTACCCTCAAGATAAGTTAAAACAATATCTTTAGTAACACCTCCCGCATCTTCCAATAAATATGCTGCTTCATAATTTTTTATTGCTTTTTTATAATCTTCTTCTATTTCATAAAAACGTCCTAAGTAGTAATGTCCTAAGAGCAACTCTGGACTTTCTTTATTTGCTAATTCACCAAGAGCTTCAAGGTATTCCCATTTTTCAGTCTTTTTTATTGCTGCAGCTACTGCTCTAAAATCATTAACTACAATAGTTTTATCTATACCAAAAAGGTCCTCGATAGTTTGGTATTTTTCAATTAAATACGCTACAGGTGAAGATTCTAATTTTAATATGGATTCTTTATATTCTTTTTTTGAAATAGGCTGAAAAACAAAAAAGATACTTTCCAAAGCTTTTGATATAGCATAAGCCGGAAGCGCATAATGTGAGGGTTCCTCAAAATTATCAAAAGTGCTTAACAGATTTTTATTGTCGATGCCGTTAATAGCTTTATTTAATGCTTCAGTATTTTGTTTTAATACGCTTACATCTTTATCAGAGGTTGCCAAATAGTAAAATGTTTTAGTTTCTATAGTCTTAAGTCTTTCAGACAAAAACCGTATCATATCTGGCGCCAAATCAGGACTTATTGATACGTATGCATTAAATAATGGTTCTGGTTTTAGTAAATAATAATTAATAAAATTAGCTGTTTGACCATGACCTACGACAACTTTAAAGTTTCCGGTTCTATAGGCTTTTTGAATGTAAGGAATTAATTCCATACCAATAAATTCAAAAAAAGCAACTCCTTTTTCAATAGGTAATGAACTCATTCCTGAATACATAACGTCCTCCTCGCGTTTTCCAAATTGATTAATACCAACTACTATTGCCTCTGGAATATCCTCCCAATAAGAAGCATAATCTACATTTGCAGCGACTATTTCAAACATATAATCTCCATCTAAAGTTACGATAATCGGGTAACTTTTTTTACTGCTATCGTAACTTCTTGGTAATTGAATTTTAATCTCTCGAGAGCCTCCTAGTTTTTCGGAGTTGAACACTTTGTAAGTGACTTGTGCACTAATGAATTGGACTGAAAAGCAAAGAGCGAGTATAGATAATAAGCGTTTCATAGTAGGTGATTTTAAATTTAGCAGGTAAAAATTCAGAAAAGCAAGGTACAAATTATTTTTTTCTGTTGTATACGGGTATTAAAATGAAAGACAGTGTTCCAAAAATGATAATCATAATAGTTTGTGAGGTCCACATAATCCAACCAAAGGCTAAACTCGGTACAGCGGCAATACCAAAAACACCGAAGGCTTTCATTACTGCCACAGGATAAACAAAGATACCGCCATTAGTGGCAGCAATAGTGAAGCTCGCTGCTATAAATGCCACTAAAATGGCACCAACTGTAATCGTGTCCAAATCTGGTAATGCCAAAGTGGTTACGTAAAACATAAGTAAATACATAAACCATATAAATAAAGTATGACATATGAAGGCCCATTTGTGTTTCATTTTAAAAATGCTCAACACGCCTTCTATTAAACCTGATAAAAAGCTTTTGATTTTTAAAGCTATTTTATACTGGCTTTTCTTCAGAATTATAAAAATTAAACCAAAAGAGATTAGCCCAGCAACAGCAAATTGAACTAGCCTTTGTGGGTCGATTGATTTGCTTAATAATTCATATATATAATCAAACTGAATAAGTAATGTAAACCCTATGATACCGAGCATAACCACCAAATCTGCCATTCGCTCAGCCACTATGGTTCCAAAACTTTTTTGAAAAGGGACTGCTTCATAATTGGTAAGGACTGCTGCTCTTAATACCTCGCCAGATCTTGGAATGCCATAATTAGCCAAATAGGTTATAAACACAGCCATGACACTATTAGGGAATCTAAGAGTATACCCCATAGGTTCAAGAAGGTATTTCCAGCGGTAAGCTCTTGATAAATGACTTAAAAAACCAAAAAAGACGCCTAATAAAATCCACCAATAATTAGCAGATTTAAAATACGGAAGGATCGCTTTAATAGGTAATTGTGTAAATGTATACCAGCCAAAACATATCGCTAACAAAAGCGGGAGACCAATTTTGAGCGTTTTTTTGGTGGAGTTATTCAAGAGCTGTTATTTTAGTAAATTTGTTGCTTCATCTGGAAACACCAATGACGGCTTAAAAACTTTAGCTTCTTCGATATTCATAAAGGCATAGGTAATTAAAATAAGCACATCTCCTGGTGATACCAATCTTGCGGCTGCTCCGTTGAGCGTGATTTCTCCTGTATTTCGTGGACCAGGAATAGCATAAGTTTCTAATCGCGCGCCATTATTGTTATTTACAATTTGAACTTTTTCACCTTGTATAATATTTGCGGCATCCATTAAATCTTCGTCAATGGTAATGCTGCCTATATAATTAAGGTCTGCGCCCGTAACTTTTACTCTGTGAATTTTAGATTTTACTACTTGTATTTGCATGGTGCAAAGATAATTAATTTAGGGCGATATTGTCTATTAATCTTATGTCGTCTGCGTAAGCAGCAATAAACGCTCTGTAGGTTTTTGTTTTAGATTTTCGTTTTACTGGCTTTAAGGTTTTAATATCTGCAATACTAAAATATTCTAATTCCAATAATTCATGTTGTGCAAATTGTTTTTCAACCCATTCCGTCACTTCTTTAGCACTTTT
It contains:
- a CDS encoding lipoprotein signal peptidase, producing the protein MSLKKASILIIVILLLDQLSKIYVKTHFQLQESLTVFSWFKIYFVENDGMAWGTKLSDIIPFISDKTAKLSLTLFRIVAIFGIGYWLFNAVKRQQSQVLVVALVFIFAGALGNIIDSVFYGISFNDSYGQVAQFLPKEGGYERVFFGNVVDMLYMPIWEGNLPEWMPYFGGRYFMFFEPVFNIADIAISIGFVILILFNKKAFPKTDKNP
- a CDS encoding TraR/DksA C4-type zinc finger protein, whose protein sequence is MAVENTVRYSDKELAEFKVLILGKIESANHDLELIRSAYMNDHDNGTDDTSPQFKAFDEGSAVMSKESNSQLAIRQEKFIRDLKNALIRIENKTYGVCRVTGKLINAKRLELVPHATLSIEAKNMQ
- the ileS gene encoding isoleucine--tRNA ligase, which translates into the protein MSAGFPEYKGLNLPNVAEEILAYWEANNIFEKSVTTRENAEPYVFFEGPPSANGLPGVHHVLARAIKDIFPRYKTMKGFQVKRKAGWDTHGLPIELGVEKELGITKEDIGKTISVEDYNAACRKAVMRYTDVWNDLTQKMGYWVDMDDPYITYEPKYMETVWWLLKEIYTKNLMYKGYTIQPYSPKAGTGLSSHEVNQPGAYQDVTDTTIVAQFKALDETLPDFLQNEGDIYFTAWTTTPWTLPSNTALTVGPKIDYILVETYNQYTFKPINVILAKALVNKQFDAKFHNVETKPELLEYKEGDKKIPFYIVKEFKGKDLVGIKYEQLLPYALPNDNPENAFRVIAGDFVTTEDGTGIVHTAPTFGADDALVAKQATPEIPPLLVKDDNGNLVPLVDLQGRFRPEMKEFGGKYVKNEYYKDGEAPERSMDVALAIKLKEENRAFKVEKYKHSYPHCWRTDKPILYYPLDSWFIKVTDVKEKMVALNDTINWKPKSTGTGRFGNWLANANDWNLSRSRYWGIPLPIWRTEDGKEEICIGSVEELKNEMAKAVSAGVLKEDIFADFEVGNNTEDNYAKIDLHKNIVDEIVLVSPSGQPMRRESDLIDVWFDSGSMPYAQWHYPFENKEKIDENKAFPADFIAEGVDQTRGWFYTMHAIATMVFDSVAYKNVVSNGLVLDKNGQKMSKRLGNATDPFETLDTYGADATRWYMIANANPWDNLKFDLEGIEEVKRKFFGTLYNTYSFFSLYTNLDKFSYAEPDIPLNERPEIDRWVLSELHTLIQKVDAYYAEYEPTKAARAISDFTQDYLSNWYVRLSRRRFWKGDYQQDKISAYQTLYTCMLTIAKLGAPIAPFFMDKLYLDLTKTTQTEQFESVHLAEFPKFNADFIDKSLERKMESAQTIASLVLSLRAKEKIKVRQPLQKIMIPVDSVQLKEEINAVGDLIKSEVNIKEIELLEDASDILVKQIKPNFKTLGPRFGKDMKLIANAIQSFGPEDIKIVEQKGSINVDCNGKIIKLHRDDVEITSQDIPGWLVANEGSITVALDVTISEALREEGIARELVNRIQNLRKDSGFEVTDRIVVQLQKDAEITQAVKTNLEYIKAETLTDSLEIMDQINNGIEIAFDTINTRLFIKKN
- the radA gene encoding DNA repair protein RadA, yielding MAKVKTTFFCQSCGTQYAKWQGQCTACKEWNTIVEEVVQKPEKSDWKTPTNTSKRVSEALRIKEIDASKEARLDTLDAEFNRVLGGGIVPGSLTLLGGEPGIGKSTLLLQISLKLPYKTLYVSGEESQKQIKMRAERINPNNESCYILTETKTQNIFKQIEGLAPDIVIIDSIQTLHSDYIESSSGSISQVKECTAELIKFAKETNTPVILIGHITKDGGIAGPKILEHMVDTVLQFEGDRNHVFRILRAQKNRFGSTHELGIYEMQGSGLREVSNPSEILISKKDEELSGNAIAATLEGMRPLMIEVQALVSTAVYGTPQRSATGFNAKRLNMLLAVLEKRAGFRLGAKDVFLNITGGITVDDPAIDLAVVAAILSSNEDQALPSNYCFAAEVGLSGEIRPVQRVEQRILEAEKLGFSTIFVSKYNKISLQNTAIKIQLISKIEDLVEFIV
- a CDS encoding alpha/beta hydrolase, which encodes MTTLVKPHYLMRRFIHTVIILFCFQFAASQTSYQSFNSNKLGEARDLKIQLPRTYGNGEKSYPVIVVLDGDFMFEIVAGNSDYTAYWEDMPEAIVVGVNQVGKRESDNLYSETSSLPTATGAAFLEFISLELLPFIEQTYRTVKFKVVVGHGESANFINYFLLEDKPVFDAYIAISPDLAKDMTSLISKKLNTIQSPTFYYSATSDKDFESIQKETKALNTMIDEIENDYVNSSFDDFTGPSHYLLPTIAIPQAFANIFNVYKPISKKEFAEKILVLESSPVDYLLEKYQTIKTFYGFDKPVLINDFKAIEAAINRKEKYEYFEPLGNLARKEYPETLLGNYYLGRFHEETGDAKKAMKIYQSAYILKEAGGITKDHVLKLSDQIKADFGY
- a CDS encoding alpha/beta hydrolase; the protein is MKRLLSILALCFSVQFISAQVTYKVFNSEKLGGSREIKIQLPRSYDSSKKSYPIIVTLDGDYMFEIVAANVDYASYWEDIPEAIVVGINQFGKREEDVMYSGMSSLPIEKGVAFFEFIGMELIPYIQKAYRTGNFKVVVGHGQTANFINYYLLKPEPLFNAYVSISPDLAPDMIRFLSERLKTIETKTFYYLATSDKDVSVLKQNTEALNKAINGIDNKNLLSTFDNFEEPSHYALPAYAISKALESIFFVFQPISKKEYKESILKLESSPVAYLIEKYQTIEDLFGIDKTIVVNDFRAVAAAIKKTEKWEYLEALGELANKESPELLLGHYYLGRFYEIEEDYKKAIKNYEAAYLLEDAGGVTKDIVLTYLEGSQESLAEIEAEKEEEKMAKKEEKAKAKELRKIERELKKMEKDKKEEDEDFEDL
- a CDS encoding lysylphosphatidylglycerol synthase transmembrane domain-containing protein, producing MNNSTKKTLKIGLPLLLAICFGWYTFTQLPIKAILPYFKSANYWWILLGVFFGFLSHLSRAYRWKYLLEPMGYTLRFPNSVMAVFITYLANYGIPRSGEVLRAAVLTNYEAVPFQKSFGTIVAERMADLVVMLGIIGFTLLIQFDYIYELLSKSIDPQRLVQFAVAGLISFGLIFIILKKSQYKIALKIKSFLSGLIEGVLSIFKMKHKWAFICHTLFIWFMYLLMFYVTTLALPDLDTITVGAILVAFIAASFTIAATNGGIFVYPVAVMKAFGVFGIAAVPSLAFGWIMWTSQTIMIIIFGTLSFILIPVYNRKK
- the panD gene encoding aspartate 1-decarboxylase, translating into MQIQVVKSKIHRVKVTGADLNYIGSITIDEDLMDAANIIQGEKVQIVNNNNGARLETYAIPGPRNTGEITLNGAAARLVSPGDVLILITYAFMNIEEAKVFKPSLVFPDEATNLLK